The region attcataactCGCcacccccctgcaatggctctgcgccccccttTACTAACATGCTATCCCCCTCCCCCCCAGGAGGCGTGCCCCtactttgggaaccactgccttAAATCCACATTTCAGAAATGGCCAAGTTTACATTTACAGCTTTCTACATAAAATACTTTGAACTTATCTACATCATGTCCTAATGTCCTAATGACCCATCTGCAGTTAAACTGAGAAATGTGCAACACAAGCCAGCTATTCAAAGTAAAAGTAGCTATTCAAAGTAAAAGTATTCAAAGTAAAAGTAGTGCCTCATAAAACTTGTTGGCTGTAGCCCTGATGTAAACCTTCTCCATGTCCTTTCTGCATTGCTCATTATCAAGTTGTACCATAGCTAAGCTAGTAGTCTGCAAGTATTTGCAGACAAACATGAAAAGCTACAGGTAAACAACCTGTTACCAAGACAATTCCTGAGAGGTGTTCGGTGCAGCATCTTCATTTAAACTGATTTCACCCAGCAAGAGGTAGCAACCTCCAGGAACCACTGCTGACCAGCTGGGTATTTCACATTTCCATAGCAACCAGAGGGTGTATCACATCCAACATGGCAGGCAACTCTTGAGCAATGTGTGCATGATGTCATGTGACAAACAAACCTGTGTTAATACATCTTCTGCACCGGTTAAATTTGAGGCCACAAACCAGTGGGTGATGTCATAGTGGTTGCATCAGTCCTTTATATACTCTGTGGTTTTCATTGCATCACATAGCAGCAAGTTTCCTTTGCACAAGTCATCGGCTCTGATCCAAAGTCAGTGTGTCTTTTTGTTCAGCTTACTCCAAACTAGGGGCGTAACCCCAGGCAGCCAATGGGTATCTGACCAGAGACCCCGTCTGTTCTCCCTCTCCCACACTTCCCTCTGCTGTGAGCGCTCTGagagatttacattgctgtttTCTCACTGATACTTACAGAAAACACCCTCTCTGGGTATCCCTTCGCTCGCATGTTTGTGTCGTGAACTTGCTTCAGAACCATCCAGCCTTCGTCATGTTTGCCATTCTGTTAAAGATGGCATGGATTTAATAATGAGAAACATATCAGCAGCTATTACTGTAAGACAAAGACTTAACTGTTTAAACAAGCACATCTGCTAACCTCTAAGTAGAAGCGTGGGCTCTCTGGCATGGCGTTAAGGGCAGCGATGGCTGCAACTGACGGAAAAGCGCACACTAGCACAAACACGCGCCAGCTATGGAACTGATACGCCGAGCCCATCTGGAAACTCCAtcctgaaaggaaaaagcaagCCAACACAAAGAAGTGAGCACACATTTCCAAATAGTTAACCTTCAGTGCAGTGaaaataacatgtttttaaaactcaCTATGAAGCATGTTCTCAAACAGAAtttagaggtcagaggtcaccctCAGTGCACGGTTTCTGGGCAGATCACTTTCTAgcaaacaaagtcagcttacgtTTTACCCTCGAGCTTTTCAACTGACTGACAAATCTCCAAAAATATTAACATCTTGGTGGGATTGTTCATACGTACatgcataataataattgtaaaataaagagactgtaatataatatttagagAGCTTTATTTGTATCTCATAGGCATTTGATGATGATCAGTCAGCCTGGGCAGAGAAAGTAAGGATCCATAACTATCTGTTTTCTTTACTCTGATCACTGTACTCACCATAATGTGGGATTATAGCCCAGGCCATTGCAGATGCGTATATTCCTCCAATCATCCAGAACATgcagagccagctgaggtgCTCGCCACGCTTCTCTTGGGACAGAAATTCAGAGTAGTACGAGAAGACGATGGGAATCGAACCACCGATTCTGCAAAATTCAGAACACAACTGAGCCTAGAGGTGAAGTGTTTGTATCAGTGATACTATTTTtgatatgtatatgtgtgtttgaaTAGATGGGCTCTTTCTTCTGTATCATATCAAGAGTCAAGCAACATActtatgttattgtttttaaaagtagagCAACTGTTTGCGAAACTTTCCAACTCGTGGCTCTCTCAGACCTTGAATGTGCAGCAATTGCTGTTTCATTTAGCCACTAAAGCTTTAACACAACCAGTGCATTAAATGTCTCTGTGCTTGTGTGATTATCATCACCATGGTGCAAAACAAACTCACAGGAGCTCAGCGGGAAAACGACTGGTTTGAGCCCAAATGGAAACGATGTCAGGCTTTCAATTTGCCAGTTCGCTAAACTTGAGAAACTCTGTTTGAACACTTTGCTACACGttgtaaaaactaaatgaatCATCAAAATCATTTTGTGCTCGTGCGATTTCACTGTTAAAATTACATTTGTGCAGCCGgataaaaattaaaagtttCAAAAGGGAAGGGACTAATACTGCAGTTATGGCACACTGTgcagtgaaaaagtaattacccCCTAAACCTAAGAACTGCCTGTGCCATCCTTCGCAGCGAGGATGGcactttcacatcactgtggaagAATTTTGTCCCGctcttattcatttattttttagcacatcagaggtggacttgctggtatGTTTCAGGTCGTTGATGCTTGAGCTTCAGGTACGAAGTTATAGCTGGACATTCTCCTttaggattttctggtagagagaaaaattcatggttccataAGTTGCCCTGAAGCAACAAAGCAGCCCCAGATCATCACACTATCACCACCGTGTTTGACAGTTAGTATGAcgttctttttatgaaatgctgttttagttttatgTCAGATCTAATgggactcaaaccttccaaaaCGTTCAGCTTGTAGAGTTCCTTGGAGATGCTCCCATAcatgccatttttgcccagtctctttctggtCGTTAAATCATGATCTCCGACCTTAACTGAGGCGAGTGAAGCTTGCAGGTCTGCATTTGTTATTCTgggacctcctggatgagtcatcGATGTGCTCTTGATAGGCCAATTTTGGTCACCTGGgcaagttttctccatttgttgaAATGGCTATCACCACGTTTtactggagtcccaaagccttagaaattgCTCTAGGCCGATAAAGGTCAGTGACTTTGCTTCtaagctgtttctttagatcgtATCACATAATGTGTCCCTTTTTGAGATCTTTGAACTAcactttgtcagacagattCAGGTTAACCCTCTAAAACCGAACCTGTCGCTTATATCAGACAGgagttttgcaacttttttttttctgctctcaaATACAGACTTAgctgtaactctgtctgtgaagctggaCTAAAGAAATAAGTGCCTAAAGTTTTGAGAACATGTCTACCGTGGTTGGTTGGTTGTGGCTAATAGACTTAGTTTATGTTAGCTAGCTAGTGACAGAACCGATAACTCAGTGGGAAGAAGGGGACTAAATCTAAAACTCTGTTTAAGGGGAACACTTTTGAGCTGCTCCTGTCTGCAAGAAGGAGTTTAATTTTTAAACCACAGATTTGCTTTCCACTTTCCCTGTCTGCCTCTTTAGCAGCAACTGCTGTTAGCTTGTAATGTTTGGGTTTGTGAAGCACCTTATAAATGAGGACTGTGTAGACGAGAGACTTTGAATTCATCATTTAACAAAGATGGTCCGGGTAGGTTTGGGCAGATTATTGCCCctcaataaatgaaatgatgattttttttttaagtcaactAAATGGCACGGGCAGAAACAACAGaagtatttttgttattataattattttaattaccCAACACCCGAGAGGAGGCGGCAAAACAGAAAGGTGCTGTAACCCTGGacaaaggaggagaagaaggagaagataCTGTtgatagagagagagatgagaagAGACTGCCGACGGCCTATCCGGTCAGCCAGAGCTCCCCATAGGAAAGCGCCAACCATCATCccaaaatatacaataagaccTGCAGAGAGAGCAAAGGAAATTCAATTGTCAGACTACAAAGACTTGCCGGCTCATGATAACTCTACTATATCTCAAATCAGATTGATAGTTTGATGATAAACATGcacatttcttttgtttcccTTCTGAGGGAAAGgctgagaaaagaagaaaacatggaAGTGCCAGTGTGAAGCTGGCTGTAAAAGCGTGTTAATCCCCACAGACTTCCTGATAAAAGATTTAACCACTGTTTCATGACTGTAATCTGAGTAACTGAAAACCTCTTAACCATGTTTGTGCTGATGATGCCTTTGGGGccattttaatgcatttatcTTTAAAATTATATGACTCTAGTGGGTAATTGTTCTAAAAGACCATCCAAATATGGTCATTTGATCTCCAAAGAATCAAGATAGTGGCAGTTATGATGCTAAACACCACACTTTAAACTGACCAACCCGgtgggtgatgtcatggtgCGTATGAACATCTTTCATACACGACCCCAACTCCCCAAAAGGTTGGATGCGGtataaaatgaagataaaaacTGAATAGCTAGTTAGGATAATTGGCTGCCGGTCAGTAACATGATTGGGTTTAAGACAAGAGGCAGAGTTTCTCAGGTTCAGAATATTGTTCCTAAATGTAAAATTGCTAAGAATTTAAATACCTCATCATGTATAGTACCAAATATATCAAACGATTTAGAGGCTGAAAATGATGCAGGATGCTTCAGGTGCTCAGGCAGAAACAATGCATGGGCTCAGGAATCAttgtctgtgaacacagttcactGCGCCATCCACAAATGCAGATTTAAACTGTTGTGTAAAGAAGAAGCCATACGTGAACATGACCCAAAGACTCAACCATCAACTTTaagctaaaataatttaaaataaactgaaacaaagtagaaaacagtgaaataaaatacataaaaacatgGATTCCTCTATTCTGCATGTTttagagcagcggtctccaaccttttttgcgccacggaccggtttatgcccgacaatattttcacggaccggcctttaaggtgtcgcggataaatacaacaaaatcaaaactagtaccggtaccgaaaaaaagaagatttattcataacacacgtgaaaagacccaggaaaaccgagttaacgattaaaaacgataacaaaataatgctgaaaaccaataaataccctgaaaaccacacatttcacacctgagcctcaactctcgcggcccggtaccaaacgactcacggaccggtaccggtccgaggcccgggggttggggaccgctgctttagagCAGTATAATATAATCTTAAACAGCACGCTGCATCTATTTCAACAGCATTGATTCATAGTAGAAGGGTCTGTGTGCTAAAGTGACCTGCCATAAAGTCCAGACCTTTCCCCAACACCAAACATTTGGTGGATCAGGAAAGAAAAATTGCGAGAAAGACGACCCACGACTGCTGAGCAGCTAGAACCCTATCTGAGACAAAAACGGGACATTTAACTTCCAAAAATCAGCCAAGTGGACTCCTCATTTTCCTAATGTTCAATGTTTTCTCAGCtctgttgtgaataaaatgtgagtttatgagatttgcaaattattgcattcagttttcatttacatttcaaaCAGCATCCCAACTTCTTTGGAGTGGTGCAGTGTATGTTAAAGAGGCTAGTTTCAGTCACTCATTGTATCTTTGAAGAGCTCATTGTTGTTAAAACTATTCTTTggaatatttattaaaaactaaaacataaaacaaaacgtTTTTTATGAAATGTTTAACATAGACGTTGCTGCATCCACCGAGcgctctgcctctctctcgcTTCTTTGCTGCTGCattgctgtgtttcttttttgcatCATTACACAACATTATCTAAATCAGTCTGGTGGCATGAAACCATTGGCAGGAACCTGTTACTGCCTCActtgtgtgtgtaaatgtttgtccttaaaaaaatgaagaccagtcatttttaaaaacaaacaaacaaaaaaagatttttcccCAGAGTTGATACACATCTCACGCTCTGGTGAGTATTTCAAGTATGCTGCATGTGGGTTCGAAAGAACATGTCGCCAAGAGCAACAGTGTGActcatttagttttttaaatagttCTTGGCTGAGAAGTAAAGATCATGCCACAGAGGAATGAGTTGTAGCAAGCCTTGGATACACAGCCAAGGTTTGTTGACGGGGACTAATGTGTAGATTATTAACAGCACTGTCATGTATAAAACTGATAATAAGCCTGCTAAACATTTGCAACAGAAGGAGCAGAGTCCTACCTAGCATGCTTTTGTTGGGTTCAGACAGACACATATCCTTCTCAGCGCTGGGGAGCACAAACCCGACCACAAAGATCTCCACGCCATCAGCCATGAGTGCGAGGCCCAGGACGAAGTACAGGCTCCACTGGAACTTCCCGTGGCCACATTCTTGCAAAATGGTCTCGTACTGTTGGGCCAGCTCCTCTTGGTCCTTCCTCCTCTCAGCCTCGGACACGCCGATATCTCTGAACTGCTGAGCTCCGGCTCCCACCGATCCTGGACCCCCAGCAAGGCTACCTTTTCCTGAATCAGCCCTGGGAATTCCTTGGTACTCTCCCTCATAGATCTCGTCATCCTCATCGTGACCCTCTGTGGAGTCACTGTGGCCGCCCTCATCGTCGTTCGCTGCCTGGCTGTCTCCACGGTAGTAGCCTCCATCCTGACTTCCCTGCATGGGGTAGTTATCGTCATCGTCCTCTTCAAAGCGGCTGTAGGAGCGCTTGCTGTACTCATCGCTCACTCGATCAACTGAGCGACCCACTTTCTTGGCAGCTTGCCGCTTGACTTCTTTGGCAATGTCTTTGGCTCCTTTTATGAAGGCAGTCCGGTTTTGGTAGCCGTCCTCCATGTTAAAGAAGTACAGAAGACGCACAACAAGTCAAAGGTTTAGCTTGAGAGGCCACCTGTACGTGCTGTGGCTTCAGTTTGATCAGGACACCTCAGAGCTGACTCCCAATTTGCTTGACTGGTTACAGGTTGAAGCTGTCTGCAACAAAAGCGAGAATTTACATTGGTTAAAATAACAAGTCAGGCTTGGTaacaaaaacatctttaatGGAAAGATGCTTTTGTTAGCAAGGGACTCATCGGATACTTCCAGTGCATCTATTTATGTTTCCTGTAGACCCAGAGCCAAGTCTGCTTAAGTgacaagaaagaaacaaaaaatgacGTGTAATGAATTCAAAGATGccacaaaaagacacaaaaaacacaaactctaGAGAGACTGGCTCAGTCAGCTCAACATTAAATTCTAACAGGGCGCAGTCCAGTAACATGAACGTTTTAGAGAGGCCCTACAGAAGTTAAATGTGTCGCTTGACCCTCGTTAGACTTTTTAGGTACACCTGCGGCAATTCAAATCAAGATGGTGAAATCAAATCAAGACAAGATGGCCTgctaaagttcaaactgagcatcagattgaggaagaaagatgatttaagtGCCTCTGAAtatggcatggttgttggtgacaGACGGGCTGTTCTGAGTATTTAAAAATCTGCTGACCTGCTGGGATTTTCTCACAcgaccatctctagggtttactgATGATGGtctcaaaaagaaaacaggtaAAACTGCCTTTCTGACGTGAGTGATCAGAgtagaatggccagactgcttcaagctgataggaaggcaacaataACTCGAATAACCACTCGTTCCAATCACACTTCAAACCTTTATGCTGATGACCTACAgcggcagaagaccacactgggtgcgaCTGCTGTCAGCTAAGACCTGCACATTGAAActacaattcacacaggctcatTCAAAGTTAGACCGGGAAACTTTGAatgagcctgtgtgaattgtagTTTCAGAGTCTGGATTTCTGCAGCAACATTTAAATGGTAGAGTTAGAATTTGgaataaataacacaaaaacatggctCCATTCTGCCTTGCATTAATGGTTCAGGCTACTGGTGATGTAATGGTTCATGGCACATTTTTTGCCAACTGGGCTTTGTTTAAATACCATAGCCAACCTGAGGATTGTTGCTGACCAGGTCTATCCCTTTATGACTGGCACACCCTGTCACagagctcaaatcatctcagcaagttcactgtactcaaatggcctccacagtcaccagatctcaatccagcagagcacctttgggatgtggttgaACAGGAGATTCTCAGCATGATGTGtgccgacaaatctgcagcaactgtgtgttaTTGACACGTCAATATGGACAAAAAATGCTCTGAGGAATTAAGGCAGATTTGAAGTAAAAAACAGACCAACCAAGTGCTAGCAAGTTGTACCTAATATAGTGTTGATATGTACAAGAATATTATACGACTGAAGCCAATGAGCTTGCAGTTTCGCAGTCAGACCCGTCCCATTCTCATCACATTTCATCACCAAGACGATGACGGCAAAAACTCATCTCACAGCTTCAGAAACTGCAAGTTTTTCTATAGTCTAGAGTTAAAGCGGAAGAGGCAGCGTGAAACATTAAACAAGATCAAAGTATCAGAATTCTaataattctttcttttttatttgattttgcaTTGCACTTAATAAATTGTCACAATCACAACCTtttaacctttttcattttaacagttttgaatgtTTCCACAAACTGTAATGAAAAACTGCTGTTGATGCGGCATTGTGTTTTACATCTGAGTTTCATAATCCATCTCTGCCTGtcatgtttttatctttaaactgcttctcttttcttttatccaCTTATACCATCTAACCAGCCTGTAATGGTTCCCATCCAGACTACACCTGTTGCCTCTCCATATTCACTCAGTGTGCGTCCTCTGCTGAGTCACAGACAGGCCTGAGCAATAATTACAGGGTTAAACATCAGGCCTTGAAAACAGTGAATCTAATTGATTGTTCTTGGTGCACAAATGTCCTAAATGCCTCATCGTATGCTGAAGAGCTGCTCTGTGTGACTATGGCTCAAATGGATCTGACACTATTGTAGAAAAAACCTGAAATCATATAAtctctaaatgttctttatttgaaaaaaaggaaaacatgcaGATTGGATGGAAGCCGTGTGATAAAACAGACCAAGCTTGAAATTGAGGAAAAACAAGCTATAAAACTGATATCTATTTTATTCTTTGCCACAGTGTCACGTTGCTTTTTGGAAAACGTGCTGTTTAAAGAACAATTTTAAAGGTTCGGTTCAGGTGGTCCGTATGCTTCTGCAGGGAGACGCTACAGGCGGGGTCACTGTGCAATAAAACCACTTGTCACTTTTAATTTATGGCGCAGCGAAAGCACGGACAGACGGTGATGAGACATCAGTGTGATGTCACTTTCTCCCAAAACGAGGTCTGACAGGTAATAACAGGCCTCACGGAGCAGTAAGTGTTTGTCAGTTGTACAGTACACATCATGTACTTCATCAAATACTggtatatttacatttattttaatacttCTGAACTAAACCAgtgaaatataaatatcattaaactATGGCAATGGTAGATTTTTGGTTTGAGGCATAGTTTACATGTTCGTCAGCTACAGAAACCCAAACTGTGTGACGCATATAAAAGCGTAAAACTCTTACAGCAAAGAGTAACagcttttatttaattaaaaatatctcTGTAAATCTTTGCAAGTTACTGCAAATGAATGCAAACGATTAACCAAGCTGTATATAACTGTTTtataataatagcaataataataataataattcttgaATGATTGCGTTCACACATGTAATCAGAACCAGAAGCAAAACCAGGGGGTTTAAATTACTTGAGTAATGACGTCTCGCTGTAAAGCAATGAACCGAGCATTTTGAACATCTTCTTCACTTGTgcagttaggtccataagtTTATGGAcatttacacataaaaaatatatattgttgCTTTTACAGTCCAGCACGGGTGATGTAAACCAAACAGTCAAGATGTGGGTGTATTGGATCACCCATGTTGATATTTTTCCTGCATCATCATATTAAAGTTGGTTTAGGATCAATGTCGCAGTTGACACGTTAGCTATATTAAAAGCGTTCTTGTTTATATAAAACTCTCTTCTGAAGCAGTTGTTAAGCATCTTAAGTGTTTTTGTCATTACTTTATACAGTAGATAGTAAATATATTAGAAAGCTATATTTGCTGTTGCCAAATTTAGGTCACTCCTTTTGGTTTCTTGGTAATAGTttttattagcattagctaatttcttagctaatgctaacatcTTAGTTAATGCTAATTTCTTAGTTAATGCTAGCTGAATGCTCAAGCCACGTGATTGGTCAGCTTCAGTGTTGATCCTTGACCaacattattataataatatattaGTAACACCAACACAAGTGAAGACTTTTACCTTTAACTCAAGGTTTCAATGATATTGTATGAACTGTTGAGGAACAGCTGCTTTGCGTCATCAGTGGTGGTTGTGTAATGTTTTACACATCTGCTTGGCAAGTGAAAGGTCACTGGTTCAATACTGGCATTACGAAGGGCATCAAGCATTAAAAATGCTGCGCTACCTGCTGTGATGACCGTTTTGTGACAAGGCAGTAGCTTCTTTACTCTTGATTGACTGATTCAAAATTCACTGCGGGTTAAAAATTTAAAGTTAGGTCCACCTTAAAGCATTCACTGGATTATTGTTCATTTTGACTGTAATGTggaaaacattttagaaaaagtACACCATGTTGGATTTAGCCAGATATCGAGTTAGAGACTGAGACTTATTAGGAAAACGTTAACTGAGAGCAAAAGTTCAGTAAACAAACTTAAATGCAATTTTGGATTATTTTTGTAATGAGattcgccccctgctggccactaGAAAGCACGCAGGTTCAAGTCTTCCCTTTTCAGACCAGAATGCGTATCTTTCGTATACAGTCTGTGAATGCTCTGAGCTATTTTCATCTATGGCATTCAGTCGTTGTTACTTATCACCAAGGACAGAGTCAGAAATCGTAGTAGGTGGCAAAAAGAAAGCTGTAAATGGAGCTTTAACCTTGATAAGCGAATCAGCTCAAGATTACCATTAATTAgtgggaaaacaaagaaaaaaacatttatgtttATGCCAGCATCTGTAGCATCTGTCCTGGATGTTATAATCACACactgttgatttgttttttctaaatttcaTTCAGAAGATGATTTCCCATCAGAAGGCAGCAGATCCATCAATGTCAGCATGACAAACAGATTTACTGGCACTGATCAAAGGAACCCTACCAGGCCTGGTCAGCCAGGCTAAACTGTAGGACTCTAACCTAATAATATCCTGGATGGGCGCATTCACAGCCCATAATCTCtatgcactttaaaaacaagcaTGCGTGCCTGTATGTCAGTATGACCAACACACTGAAATCAAGCAACAAATTCACAAAAATGCTTCACTTTATTGTGAGGCTCTTTTGCAACCGTGCTGGACCTGCGCAGATGTTTTTACTTGGTTTGACCTTTTCTCGGGACACTGAGCGTCATCAATACCTCTTTATAATCACATCATTGCACAGCCTCCTGATGGAAGGAAAATGCAACACTGTTACCGATAGCATTAATATTGCCTCGGGTCTAATGCCTGCCGAGAGATAGAGAGATCAAAGAACTAACTAAGATGCCTATGGGAAGATTTTAAAAGATTTGCTTggtgctaaaaaaaacaaaacaaaatccacaTTAACTTCACACAAGGGGACACTTATAAAATAGTAAGGTTATGAGGATTATAGATGAGACCCCTGAAAAACTAACAGTCTGTGTAGATAAAGtctggatagatagatagatagatagatagatagatagatagatagatagatagatagatagatagatagatagatagatagatagatagatagatagatagatagatagatagatagatagatagatagatagatagatagatagatgcaaCAGGtacttctttctgtgttttttccattaagAAACCAAAGAGTCAATGCTAAGACTTGTCTGACGCAAACAAAAGCTTCGAGGCCACTTTCGTCTCACATTTCCTCACTGCTGTCAACTTGACAGCCTCTCTACAGCTCACACAGCCTGCAACACACAGGCCTGTCACTGGAGGGAAGAGGAAGGCctgaggatgaggaggatgtCTTTGTATTGCTTACTGCTCTCTAAAGCtctttattattcatttatttatttattttaattcccTCATTCCAAAACCAGTGAGCAATAAGTCAGCAGCTGTTTATCACTTCATTGCAAGACCACGCAGGGCAGATAGTCATCAGCATCTCCTGCAGGGTTGTTAAAGGGAGATTTCAGCCAGCCTCCTTTGTGGTGATAATCTGGACACCTGATAACATGGCTTCAACGACAGTCAAAAGAGATCCCCAAAATCGCTCCTGCAGCCCTGATATTCTCCTCTCACGGGCCTGTTCCCAACAGTGTCAGCCTGTCAGATCTGTACTGTGCTGTCCTGCTTTCACGATTTGTATA is a window of Maylandia zebra isolate NMK-2024a linkage group LG22, Mzebra_GT3a, whole genome shotgun sequence DNA encoding:
- the LOC101470299 gene encoding synaptic vesicle glycoprotein 2A; translation: MEDGYQNRTAFIKGAKDIAKEVKRQAAKKVGRSVDRVSDEYSKRSYSRFEEDDDDNYPMQGSQDGGYYRGDSQAANDDEGGHSDSTEGHDEDDEIYEGEYQGIPRADSGKGSLAGGPGSVGAGAQQFRDIGVSEAERRKDQEELAQQYETILQECGHGKFQWSLYFVLGLALMADGVEIFVVGFVLPSAEKDMCLSEPNKSMLGLIVYFGMMVGAFLWGALADRIGRRQSLLISLSINSIFSFFSSFVQGYSTFLFCRLLSGVGIGGSIPIVFSYYSEFLSQEKRGEHLSWLCMFWMIGGIYASAMAWAIIPHYGWSFQMGSAYQFHSWRVFVLVCAFPSVAAIAALNAMPESPRFYLENGKHDEGWMVLKQVHDTNMRAKGYPERVFSVTTIKTVKQMDELVDVGTDTPAWQRYRLKIMSLSQQIRNNILACFRPEYKRTTFMLMAVWFSMSFSYYGLTVWFPDMIKYIQKQEYESRTKTFTKERVEHVTFNFTLENQVHRQGYYFNDKFLNLKMKSMVFEDSVFEECYFEDITSTHTFFRNCTFIASLFYNTDLFKYRLVNCKLVNSTFLHNKEGCMLDFSDDFNNAYMIYFVNFLGTLAVLPGNIVSALLMDKIGRLRMLAGSSVISCVSCFFLMFGNTESGMIALLCLFGGISIASWNALDVITVELYPSDKRTTAFGFLNALCKLAAVLGISIFQSFVGITKAIPILFAAGALAAGSFLATKLPETRGQVLQ